Below is a genomic region from Spiroplasma endosymbiont of Dioctria linearis.
ATTGAAGAGAAGAAATTTGAAAAACAAAAGACTTTAAGATTTACTGAGAGATTAAAGGGGCTAGCTTTTGAAATAGAAATGTCAGGAACTAATAAAAGATACTAATAGATTTTTTTCCACAATATAAAAAATACTCGGAAAAAATGGAAATAAATTCTTATGCTTTTATTTAATAAATAAGGCTTTAAGGTATAAAATAAAGACGTGAAAGGAAACGACTAAAAATGAAAAAAATAGCAATTAACGGATTTGGAAGAATTGGACGTCTAGCTTTTAGACAATTATTCTTATCAAAAAATATTGAAATTGTAGCAATTAACGATTTAACAAACTCAAAAACATTAGCATACTTATTAGAATTTGACTCAGCTCACGGGAGATTTATGAGTGGGAAAATTGAAGCTAAAGAAGGTGCAATTATAGTTAATGGGAAAGAAATTAAAATTTTAGCTGAAAGAGAAGCAAAAAACTTACCATGAGGAAAAATGGGAATTGACTTAGTAGTGGAATGTACTGGATTCTATGCTGATAAAGAAAAGTCACAAGCTCATATTGATGCTGGAGCTAAAAAAGTAATTATTTCAGCTCCAGCAACTGGAGATTTAAAAACTGTTGTTTTTGGTGTAAACCATAAAACAATTAAAGCAGAAGATAAAATAGTTTCAGCAGCTTCATGTACAACAAACTGTTTATCTCCAGTAGCAAAAATTTTGGATGAAAAATTTGGAATTGTTAAAGGATTAATGAATACAATTCACGCAGTTACAAATGACCAAAACTTATTAGATTTACCTCATGTTGACTTACGTCGTGGGCGTGCAGCAGCATGAAATATTGTTCCATCAAAAACTGGAGCA
It encodes:
- the gap gene encoding type I glyceraldehyde-3-phosphate dehydrogenase, which gives rise to MKKIAINGFGRIGRLAFRQLFLSKNIEIVAINDLTNSKTLAYLLEFDSAHGRFMSGKIEAKEGAIIVNGKEIKILAEREAKNLPWGKMGIDLVVECTGFYADKEKSQAHIDAGAKKVIISAPATGDLKTVVFGVNHKTIKAEDKIVSAASCTTNCLSPVAKILDEKFGIVKGLMNTIHAVTNDQNLLDLPHVDLRRGRAAAWNIVPSKTGAAAAVGKVLPNLNGKLDGLALRVPTITGSIVDLTVELAKNTTVDEINNSIKTAISKDADLGAALEYCTKEIVSQDVIGSTYGSIFDATLTRVMEVDGKQLVKVFSWYDNENSFTSQFIRTINYMLSL